One genomic window of Cannabis sativa cultivar Pink pepper isolate KNU-18-1 chromosome 2, ASM2916894v1, whole genome shotgun sequence includes the following:
- the LOC115719715 gene encoding uncharacterized protein LOC115719715 isoform X1, with translation MESESKSKVPSVVEKVEPATKAKGRPKKTSRKAKDPSVEEEKLVEVETRKSPRKSKADNVVEDIPLKAPTRRSPRKLKKLKVMLLILFLTNTVVKKSVRRLLMSFKQSVMMIFRLRRLWRKLFQARKGRMLVMTLVRQRKTKLRMRWRILIWIKCVNLILLMMRNWLMLLRK, from the exons ATGGAGAGTGAATCAAAATCGAAAGTCCCATCTGTTGTTGAAAAGGTTGAGCCTGCCACGAAGGCTAAAGGCCGACCAAAAAAAACTTCACGTAAAGCTAAA gatcCTTCTGTCGAAGAAGAAAAACTTGTTGAAGTTGAAACGAGGAAATCTCCGCGTAAATCCAAA GCTGATAATGTTGTGGAAGATATTCCCTTGAAAGCTCCAACAAGAAGATCTCCCCGGAAACTTAAA AAGTTAAAGGTGATGTTGTTGATTCTGTTTCTCACAAACACCGTAGTAAAAAAGTCAGTAAGAAGGCTACTAATGTCCTTCAAGCAGTCAGTGATGATGATTTTCAGACTTAGAAGGTTGTGGCGGAAGTTGTTTCAAGCAAGAAAAGGAAGGATGTTAGTGATGACGCTAGTGCgtcaaagaaaaacaaaactaaGGATGCGGTGGAGGATTCTAATTtg GATAAAGTGTGTGAATCTAATATTGTTGATGATGAGAAATTGGCTAATGTTGCTAAGAAAGTGA
- the LOC133034649 gene encoding uncharacterized protein LOC133034649, whose amino-acid sequence MITTTDCWFDQVIWNSYNQFLKSGSNPSKIDFDNVIPRYIVGEYLFCNTPWVLTDHVLIYVDIQKQKHWILVHFDIKERMLNVYNSMSGALNKKRALDHVKAYSIMLPFYLEYLDVYSTRPDLNLVQGPYSVGKRETLNFKFIDGLPSQVNSDCGVFVIKFADFFIRGKIDDIPAKMSNLVAVYRDDLAVSLFIHAKRKQIGGYITDDEVLKKGKKSKDNASVKAKVKGKDIPKEKGKAK is encoded by the exons ATGATTACCACTACCGATTGTTGGTTTGATCAAGTCATATGGAATTCCTACAATCAATTCTTGAAATCGGGTTCTAATCCTTCTAAGATTGACTTTGATAATGTCATTCCTAGATACATTGTTGGTGAGTATTTGTTTTGTAATACTCCTTGGGTGCTTACTgaccatgttcttatatatgtcGATATTCAAAAGCAAAAACATTGGATATTGGTCCATTTTGATATCAAGGAGAGGATGTTGAACGTATATAACTCCATGTCTGGTGCTCTCAACAAGAAACGTGCCTTGGATCATGTGAAAGCTTATTCTATTATGCTGCCATTTTATTTGGAGTATCTTGATGTTTATTCTACTAGGCCGGATCTTAATTTGGTTCAAGGTCCATATTCTGTTGGGAAAAGAGAAACTTTGAATTTCAAGTTCATAGATGGGCTTCCAAGTCAGGTCAATAG TGACTGTGGAGTGTTTGTCATCAAATTTGCTGATTTTTTCATTCGTGGAAAAATTGATGACATTCCAGCTAAGATGTCTAATTTGGTAGCAGTATATAGAGATGATCTTGCTGTGAGTTTGTTTATTCATGCTAAGAGGAAACAAATTGGTGGTTATATAACTGATGATGAAGTGTTGAAAAAGGGGAAGAAATCAAAGGATAATGCAAGTGTTAAGGCAAAGGTCAAAGGGAAGGATATTCCAAAGGAAAAAGGCAAAGCGAAATGA
- the LOC133029065 gene encoding uncharacterized protein LOC133029065 isoform X2 has translation MHGLTEKVTVREVVSVFFSGALKDNEDYVKIALVYFFAGNLYGYPQGKKIDNFIFAMINVDDFIEVFNRFGWGKLLWENTFYHLKIALKDGNDTFEQLAKKRMIEKGYKLKGFLIVFLIWLYEIIPSLSPRFCKRIDNKSPRVLNWENSPTSEFSELIQDVFNNSKIVIKDFVA, from the exons ATGCATGGGCTTACTGAGAAGGTTACCGTGAGGGAAGTTGTTAGTGTTTTCTTTAGCGGTGCATTGAAAGATAATGAAGATTATGTGAAGATAGCTCTTGTATACTTCTTTGCTGGGAATTTGTATGGTTATCCCCAAGGCAAAAAGATTGACAACTTTATATTTGCTATGATTAATGTGGATGATTTTATTGAAGTGTTTAATCGGTTTGGATGGGGAAAGTTATTGTGGGAAAATACTTTTTATCACCTGAAGATTGCATTGAAGGATGGAAATGATACCTTTGAACAACTTGCTAAGAAAAGGATGATTGAGAAGGGTTACAAGCTTAAAGGATTTCTTATTGTGTTTCTTATTTGGCTGTACGAGATCATTCCGTCTTTGTCACCTCGTTTTTGCAAAAGAATCGACAACAAGAGTCCTCGTGTTCTGAATTGGGAGAATAGCCCTACATCGGAATTTAGTGAGTTGATTCAGGATGTGTTTAACAATTCGAAg ATTGTTATAAAGGATTTTGTTGCTTGA
- the LOC133029065 gene encoding uncharacterized protein LOC133029065 isoform X1 → MHGLTEKVTVREVVSVFFSGALKDNEDYVKIALVYFFAGNLYGYPQGKKIDNFIFAMINVDDFIEVFNRFGWGKLLWENTFYHLKIALKDGNDTFEQLAKKRMIEKGYKLKGFLIVFLIWLYEIIPSLSPRFCKRIDNKSPRVLNWENSPTSEFSELIQDVFNNSKVSHEKLDHICVELNFIKECQQQIKDGISSLRIEFLGEFAKLGKILNGLKKKSDGSSKDSKFFPSLIREVTSFFV, encoded by the exons ATGCATGGGCTTACTGAGAAGGTTACCGTGAGGGAAGTTGTTAGTGTTTTCTTTAGCGGTGCATTGAAAGATAATGAAGATTATGTGAAGATAGCTCTTGTATACTTCTTTGCTGGGAATTTGTATGGTTATCCCCAAGGCAAAAAGATTGACAACTTTATATTTGCTATGATTAATGTGGATGATTTTATTGAAGTGTTTAATCGGTTTGGATGGGGAAAGTTATTGTGGGAAAATACTTTTTATCACCTGAAGATTGCATTGAAGGATGGAAATGATACCTTTGAACAACTTGCTAAGAAAAGGATGATTGAGAAGGGTTACAAGCTTAAAGGATTTCTTATTGTGTTTCTTATTTGGCTGTACGAGATCATTCCGTCTTTGTCACCTCGTTTTTGCAAAAGAATCGACAACAAGAGTCCTCGTGTTCTGAATTGGGAGAATAGCCCTACATCGGAATTTAGTGAGTTGATTCAGGATGTGTTTAACAATTCGAAg GTTTCTCATGAAAAGTTGGACCATATTTGTGTTGAACTGAATTTTATTAAAGAGTgtcaacaacaaattaaggaTGGTATTTCTAGTTTGAGAATTGAGTTTTTGGGTGAGTTTGCTAAATTAGGAAAAATTCTCAAtggattgaagaagaagagtgaTGGCAGTTCTAAGGATTCTAAATTTTTTCCATCCCTTATAAGAGAGGTAACTAGTTTCTTTGTTTAG
- the LOC115719715 gene encoding uncharacterized protein LOC115719715 isoform X2, with protein MESESKSKVPSVVEKVEPATKAKGRPKKTSRKAKDPSVEEEKLVEVETRKSPRKSKADNVVEDIPLKAPTRRSPRKLKLKVMLLILFLTNTVVKKSVRRLLMSFKQSVMMIFRLRRLWRKLFQARKGRMLVMTLVRQRKTKLRMRWRILIWIKCVNLILLMMRNWLMLLRK; from the exons ATGGAGAGTGAATCAAAATCGAAAGTCCCATCTGTTGTTGAAAAGGTTGAGCCTGCCACGAAGGCTAAAGGCCGACCAAAAAAAACTTCACGTAAAGCTAAA gatcCTTCTGTCGAAGAAGAAAAACTTGTTGAAGTTGAAACGAGGAAATCTCCGCGTAAATCCAAA GCTGATAATGTTGTGGAAGATATTCCCTTGAAAGCTCCAACAAGAAGATCTCCCCGGAAACTTAAA TTAAAGGTGATGTTGTTGATTCTGTTTCTCACAAACACCGTAGTAAAAAAGTCAGTAAGAAGGCTACTAATGTCCTTCAAGCAGTCAGTGATGATGATTTTCAGACTTAGAAGGTTGTGGCGGAAGTTGTTTCAAGCAAGAAAAGGAAGGATGTTAGTGATGACGCTAGTGCgtcaaagaaaaacaaaactaaGGATGCGGTGGAGGATTCTAATTtg GATAAAGTGTGTGAATCTAATATTGTTGATGATGAGAAATTGGCTAATGTTGCTAAGAAAGTGA